The Diospyros lotus cultivar Yz01 chromosome 11, ASM1463336v1, whole genome shotgun sequence region gcgagagaatatttcgtcgctattttataaataaaaaagtaaaaatataaaataataataataattaaaaaataaaaaatatttacactaCAACTGACaaacttaaaattattaaaaaagaagataattaattaatacttaaatatttaaactttaaatataatcaaaaacagaataaaattagaatcctaacaaacatttctaataatttactgaaaacaaataaaatatataaataaataaaataacacacacaaaaaaaagaaacataaaaaatatataatcagcaaacaacataataaataattttttaatgaaataacataaacaaaaacatataaaagaaacaaaagaacatataaaagaaataaataatttctttctttttggcttggaaagaaagaaaaataaaaaagaaattaaacaaaaaaaataaattaatactgAAAACACTTcaaatttacttaaatttaacatgagttgcaaacaaattttaaaaataaaaagtaaaataaatatccaaaaaataaaaaaaataatttaaccttGGCGAAAGCGAGGGGTTGCAAGCTAGAGACGTGGGCTAGGGCGAGGGGTAGCAAGCAAGGGCGACAGAGCGAGCAAGCGAGAGACGAGGGCAAGCCGCGAGCGAGAAACAAGGGCGAGTAGCGAGAGGCAAGGACTagcagcgagaggcgagggCGATACAGCAAGTGAGAGCGAGAGAGTGTTGGCGAGACAGCGAGGGCGAGGCCATGAGCGAGAGCGATGGCGAGACAACGAAGGCGAGGGCAAGGTCGCTAGCGAGAGCGAGGCTGCAAGCGAGAGGCGAAATCGAGTGAGGGCGAAGCAGCGAGCAAGAGCGGGTGAAGGCGAAGCAGCGAGCGAAAGCGGGGGCGAGGGCAAGAAGCCAAAAAGGGTTAGAGATTTAGGGGGAGGGGAGACTTAGGGATTTTTGGGGGAAAGAGGGAGATTTGGTTAAAAAAGAGGTGGGGAGTTTCTTGCctattggatttaatttttttaatatttattaattaaataaaaaataatataatttataaaaataatagaaagaattatttaattgataaaaataatgtaatttaaataaaattttattattaaataatttaaataaaatcttattgtaattatctaaaaatttaattatattataaatctaataattataataaattaatttgatatattaaattatttattaatagtttgttatcttaaaaaattaatttttttctataaataaaaattatactaaacgAATTTTAAATTGCTAAATTTCATCTATAACTCAGAGACAAAATTAAAGAGcacaaataataaagatatatatttatttttttcttggccaacattaatattttatacataacacttaaactttaaaaataaaaattaacccttataatttttttatagtataactattaaaggggaaaatcatttcatatcttcGTCCGAAAACTATTccaaacttatcttgatactttGTTATCCTAATCAACACATGTCACTTCTCtagttgtttattatgaatgacttaattatacatttaattgtgttacaatgtttataaattagataatgccatatgatattgttatcgagtataagacacaatgtcatccatatattatagtttttaaattttttagattagcgaaaaattctcctatttataaagaaaaagagattgacAAATAGCTCATAGACtcctttttatataatgtaGTCTCACaatattgtttcaattttatgatttctaaaatttaaaataaaaaaatttcaataatattatgatttttaaattttttatttattttttaaatgtagtgtctgtttacattttgtacacatttaataaatattacaaataattaattattatatatttaatatattttttattttatacacatgaaatatattaattgatgtagttagaatttagtaatattatgatttttaatattaatatatttatttaaattttataaattaatttttttatattcatctcatgtttaaatgtatatttaattttttataaaattgaaatatttatatattttaatattcatcccaaatttaaatatttataaattaattgaataaaaaaattaaaaattaaaaaattaaagcgggctaactttaattttttaatttttttgttatttaaattaattttaattttaaattttttattataaaatttagcaCTAAAATctatttccgtcactaaattttaataataaaaaatttaaatttaaaattttattttaattatttaaattaatattaaaattaattttttatttttaaattttgcgacagaatttattttccatctctaaaattagtaatagaaaaaaattatgtcaCTAAAATTAGCAACGAATTATtgttttcgtcgctaaaaaaaaaaattttttactttatttttttagcgacagaattttttTCCGTCGCAAAAACCCGTCGttaattctctaatttttttttttgtaatgcatCGCAATTCCTTCACAAAATAGCGACGAAattatccgtcgctaaaaatccgttgctaaatcCCTTTTTTCTTGTAATGTTAGTTATGCAATAATGGTAAATTTGTTCAACTATTTTGGCCAGTAAGATGTCACATTGTGTTAGGATTTACTGTCTCAAATAGACAAATTTTTCAAGATGTAGGCCTCCCCAAAGGTAACAAAGGTTTGCAGAGATTTCTTTGAGCCAACCAGAGATCGACTCTGTAGGCAGAAGGAAGCTTGACTATAAGACACACCCATCCAGCAAGGTGAAAATCAGCCTTAGTGATCCAATGGTGTCGAAGTGGAAGGGCCATCCCTCAACGAATGAAAGTTACTCTAAAAATAACAGGTTACTCTTTCTAAGAGCTCACATTGATAGATTTGGCACCTCAATATTGATCAATGTTACAGGTTCAAAAGACATTGTtgtagcaaaaattaaaaaaaacgaagttataaaaaaaaatcttgagtTGAGTCGTGTagacaaaatcattttttttaagaagTTTCACGACTTTTCCTAAGATTGTGCAAGTAGTATGATACCTCTATCGCCCTCGGGATAAAACAACCCAGAATCACATCTGTCTCTTACACTGAATAAGGCCGGAATACAAACACCTtctgatttttcaaaatattagaaaCAATTAGAAATTTGTCAGTTGATagaataattttttcctttgaatgttgttttttttatttatcagaAACTACCACTTCTCCTTAtttaaatagcaaaaaaaaaaaaaaacaatagtaaagaagaagaaatagggaAGAAAACGtcgagagagaggaggagatcatgaagagatttttttttaaaaaaaaatcaggtaaTATAGTTTAAAGAAAATTGTGGACTGAATGTCCCCTTTAGTTTAGAAACAATAGCATGCACAAGAGGTCACAATCTTTAAGAGATAAATACTGattcttttatgaaaaaatttacaCATATTCTAATATACACAGACAACATGAAACAGAATAAACGACCAACAATAGATTCTCTCTTTGGGGAGACAATTACTCTCTTGATCCTAGTTTTCTAGAGATAGTTATTGTGGCATAGTTATAACTTATGTATTTAAACTTcattcacaaaatatttgaaactATTGTGAAGATTTTTGGGTTCTCTACCACCCTTAAACTAGCCCATTCTATTTGTCAAATTAGGTGAGAAAGGTAGGAAGAAATCTCATCTCTCTAGCGTTgctaataataaattttaaacgaAATATATCGCCCTATAATTAGGAGATACTATTCTAATTAAGAAATCACATAAGTGGATCCAACAAAATGTTGGAACTTAAGATTGTTTCACTACTTGAAGGGTGAATTGAGGAGGTAGTGATGAGCTTTCAAATTAAAGATCCCTTGCAATAACCCACTTCCCTTGAAATGTGGCTTTCAACTTTGACTCAATAATAGAGCTCTTGCCATTGTAGTGCCTCATCTTTATGGTGGGGTTCAGGTGGTTTGGAATTGAGTGAAATAAAGCTCATTTCACTCAAGGCTTGCAAACCAATATAATGTTTTTGATTTTCCTTTTTGACTGCTATTTTATCCTTTTGTTGTACTTTGAGCAAAGACATGCAAATACTATCACTGTAAAACTCCACTCATATTGGATAGCTCTTTATGATTATCTACCGCCATAACACTAGCATTAGCATTCCAAAAGGAGATCAATGATTGAcctatatattaattagttaattagaaTATCAATGTTTACTCTTAATAGTTTCCTTAATTCCAAACTAGGTGTTAATCTCTTAAACAAAAGTTGATTTATTATGGATAGTATACTTCTTAATGCTTTGTGTCTGTTTTCTAATATTAGTTtattataaatagtaaataatatgtcaatatataaataccattaaaaaatgttacgagtatcaaaataatattttcgttAACTAATTGAGTAAGTTGAGATAGGAATCAATCTTATCATTTTGCACGAGTGGGGGAATGTGCATAACTTAGGAAGAATCaaaatgttttcctttcatctttttcttttcctctattgCTTTTCCTCCTTGTAATCTACTTTCTAGTAATCCAAACaagcataaaaaagaaaagaaaataaggtagCAAGTGATTAGAAGTATATGTACACCCACACACACAAGAATTGCATTGGGGTCCACAGTAGTGATGAGACATGCATTTGGGTCCTCATTTCTTGCTTAATGTCCCACTTTGTCAATTATATATGTGGCCTTGACCCTTATTGCTCTTGGAAAGGCAACCACTCAcaataagattcaaaattttaaaataccaatTAACTACAGTGTGGgaaagtttgagaaatttagtgggttcttaaatttatttaagtgTTAGttttaatattgaatatttattatttagtttttaacaTATTTGTTAGGTTAATCAGAATTGGACATCTCACTTAATTAAGAACCCCCAGGTCCCAATAAGAAATTAACTTAGGATGCAATGCGGGAGAATTGGGGCATTTGAGTACAACCACCTACCTACCCACCTACCTCCATTCAATTACAAGCCTTACTCTCCAAGGTTGgcaacctatatatatatatatttacactaGTAGAGGtgttacatatattatgcatgaataagttaaaaaataaaatatttttgacaattgGTAGCCATGATTGAAGTTTTACTTCTTTTAGGCAAAGTCCAAATGAAGGAACGATTTGATATAATGGTAAAATTATTAagtcaaaacaaaatatatgaataGTATTTTAAGAATTCATTAAGGTTTCATAATTTCAAGGTATTATTTTTGCTTGTAAAATAGAATAGATGGTGACCCTATGCCACTATAAATACTAATTGCCTATAATTTATTCACTAATTGGGAGTTGGTTGCAATGGAACAGCTCCTTGGGAAGCACACTAGCTAGCTAGCAAGTCTGCTGGGTATAGCTATGAGTAGAGAGAGACCAGATGGATAGAAGTAAGTAAATGAGACGCACAGTTGCATTAATTAGCTCGGCGGGTTTCGCATTGCCGCATACCATCCATCAGCACACGGAACacccgccaccgccaccgccaccggcTGAACAGCATAACTTTTTACACGTTGCTTCCCCAACCCAGAAACCCTCTTATTCAGCCACGTATCCCTGTTAACTCTGCATAAATCCCAATAAAATTCACAGAATAGATTACCTCAGAGCCCTCTCCCTCTCCACCTCTTTCTTCAAGTGTCCGCCGGAGACAGTGGCGGGACCTGTGTCGCCGGCGGTCACATCAAGAACCATCGTGGGCTGTTAAGAATATATGCAATCCTCCTCTCCTTTGCTTTATTCTCTCCTCAACATTTTCCAAATTACCATAACGATTTATGCACTTTGGCAGAtgcatattataaatatatatatatttataaatttcttgaATTCGAATATGGTGAATAAATTTCTctttgttaaattaattaacaaacagAAAACCCTTATCTTTAATCTTCTCtctaaaaaattgttaaaacatAGCTAGCTCATTGGCTTCGCTCTTGGTTCTCTGGACAATCTGTATTTTCTCTTGAACTTCCGGCGGCGGCTGGGGCGGCGGCAGTTTGATCATGAAGACCCACCTCTGTTTTGGGCTTCTCAGCCACTTGGGCCTTGTCTTCTCTAGCATTAGGAAACGAGGAAGCTTTGCTGATTGACATGGCCGGCGTGGCAAGAAAAGTTGGCTTCACATCGCCGGCCATTATCACCAGTATCTTCTCTTCAAACTCCGGCAATGCCTTCCCGGGGCAAACTTCCGGGTTATCATGGCCACCCTCCAGATCTCTCTCCTCACCTTCATCACGAGTTTCCCCATTCTCCAAATGGCCAGCGAGCTTCCAGTACGAGCAGGCCAGGATCAAGAGGGCGAAGGCAATCAGACCCAGCATCGCCGCCAGGCCGCCGAAGAGGTACGGCACCGGAGAGTGCCACGGCGAGCTTTGCACCGTAGTCGCCGCCGCCAGCGGTGGTGGAACTGTCCCCTTTCCGGCCGCTGTAACACTAGTTGTTGTCGTTGTTGGCAGTGAAGGGTTAGAGAAACCACCGGCTCTGGTTTCCTCCATTGAATCTCTTTTTCAGTTCCTTCCTATCTCCAAATTCTCTTGTGTTTCTTCAGGGACAGGTGGGTGAGGCTTAGAGAGGATTGGTGTTTGGGTTTGAGAAGCTGGGGAATGAGGAGATGGCTATTTATAAGAGGAaaggagggggagagagagagagagagagagagagagagctttatTTGAATTAGCTAGATCACGGAGCTTGAGCAGCTGATAAACAGGGGTTACTTCAGGACTGTTGGAGGTAGGGAACTGTGATCCTCTGTATCAGGATGATGTCTTCATGGGAATGTTTGTGGGTCCAACTGGTAGGGTGTTTTAGAGTCGTGTTTGGCTGCATAATGATCATATTTTGTCACGTATTCAtgattaaaaacttatattatgatataatttcttcaattttaataaattttttattcttttcaaaaGAATATGCATTCATTATCATGTATTTAGATTATGGATTGATGACAATTAGAGATGGATgttataaaagtttaaaaattaaaataatttatttcatcaatTATGAAGAAAgtgtttaaatttcaattcaCTCCAAGGGTGAGTGGAATCtaatatggtgtttaggtgtGAATATTTGGTTAGTTCAATTATCGAAttgctcaaattaaataaattgaacttGTGTTAAATAGGGGTGAGTAGAAAATCGGTTTAACTGATTAAATTGAATCGAACCGACTGATTCGATTCAGTTATCCATGATGGGTAGTTCGGATTCgattaattttttacaaaaatttcggATAATCGGTTCGGTTCTGTTGTTTGGACAAAAATACCCACAAAACCAAATCGACCCGCACCCAACAAAAGCGACCCATGCTGCTGCTACCGCCCATTCTGtccattcctttctttttcattcttttcacTTACGCATTAATGAGTCACGGTGTGATTCACACCCGATAGCCTACCTGAGCCGAGAGATCGCCTCACAAACCCCCTACCCGTCGTCAACCTTCGTATCGCCGTCGAGCCGAACGCCTTTGTCGTCGGTTTCTCCCCTACCCGACCCAACACCCAACCCTCCTCACTCGTTGTCGTCGTCGAAGCATCAACCCACAACCCTAGCCCTCGGTCTTTGGTGGCTAACCCTCACCTCGCCATCGTTGTCAAACCCAAACGCCTTCAAGCCCTTCATACTTCACCGTCGGCTTCTTCTCCACCCAAGTCCAACACCCAACCCTTCACGTTTCACCATCGTCGTGTGATTTGGTTCGTTGATGCTTTGACTTGGCTTTATGATTTGGTTCGTTGGCTTTGCGATGTCGTCGTTTCTGTTTTAATTTGTAAGTGTATTTCTGTTTTGTGTTTTGTGATTTGATTTCAGATTTGGTTTTGCTATTTGTTTAACCTATAGATACATCATCCATCCTCCCAGTGGTTTTGTTATAATGTGAAATAGAACTACATCAAACTATAAGAGGCTACATTGCACGGGCCAAATCTAGACATTCATTTTCCCAATCAAGAtgtatttaattctatttttggattatttttcgGTTTAAtttttggttcggttagtttaAAATCCAAATAAGTTATTTCGGTTTGATTTTCGATTCGATTAGTTCAAACTCCAAATCAATTAATTCGGTTTCAATTATTTCGATTAGTGTAGTAAGTTAGTTCGATTCGGTTTAGTTATATCCATAATAACAGTTCGATTCGATTAGACAAAATGGGGTAGTTCGGTTAAGTTATAatcgaatgcacacccctaatgTTAAAGACTAAATTGAATTgatcaaatatattttcaaaccaaacaaattaaaaaattgaaaaattaaaaaaacaaaacctattgaaaaaataaaaaaattaaaaaactaaaataacaaaGTGCAAAAACAACAAagttttttacatttcaatggaCTTTTGAAAAGTCTGGTACCAAGCTCAATCTAGTCTAAGGCCGAGCCAGTCCAATTCGGACAAAATGAACACCATTACTACGATATAACACcgttatattaaatattttttacttacaCAAAATTTTTATCCTTTCtcaaatattgtattaatatgagaaatgaatattattattttaataaataaatataaaaatttattatgttacgTTAGCAATTATTAGTACTTGCAGAATGAAAGCtttgcaaaattaattaatgtatatatagCTAGCTTTGTAATTGAACAGGAGTGAGCTTTGTTTCGTTGAGCTTATCCTTGGCTCCATGAGTCAATTTCTAGGCTCGAGCTTGACATGAGTTCGACTATGGATCGTCATAACTTATTAAAgtctaaatatatttaatttaattatattattataataatttaaaatttaataattttatattaaataatatatttataaaattataaataaatatattaatatatttataaataaacttatttacGAGCTATTCGTGAACTTCTATTCGAATATATTTACGAACATCTAATTAAATCAATTAGTATTCACGagtctttaattaaatatgtttgCAAGATTTAACGTTCCGAGTTTTACTAATCTCAAACTTAATTCGTTCACAAGtcaagttttaaaaattgccgGCAATACCCCCTCTTCCTTTCGtttatcttaataaataaattcaaatgaaTCTTTATCTAGTGGAACACTTTGCGACCATATATATAGTGCTTCACttctgttaatttttaaaaatgcaagatatatatatgataaattgtaattgaaaatgCCATTTGTACATTCATTTGTGACCATTTTAATGGCATTCGTAAATTTTGACGAATTATTCCTTATGTCACGTTAATAAAtcacattaataattaatttggcaTCAGCTAGCACTAAAGTCAATGGATATccattttggggggggggggcgcaaaAGCAAGCGTATAGCATCTCTTCTAATCAGCCTAACAATTGCCAATATTCCCTATTCCTTTCTCCATCACCTGACCTTTCATGCATGAACTTTGATGGGCAAATCCTGTGTTTAGCAAGTGGAGTGTAATTTTCTAGGGATATTAAGTGCTCAAAGTGAGAATCATCATCTATGTAAGATAGTTAATTCATAATTATTTGAGTCTATGATTTATGGGTTCTGGGTATTATCGCTTGAAAATTCTTCtagaattattaaaaatttatttttattgtgattttagAGTTTTTTGTTATAAGTTTAAATATCATTGGCACcatgtagaaaacatttttcaactGAATTTTTGGGAGCAAAGCCCACCACGATGTTTGGTAGGGTCTCTTTGGCCTTGCACGTCGTGTGTGATTAATGCAATGTTCTCTTCATCATACTACGTGGTAGATTTTATATAAAGATTGTTTGTCCTTTATAGTCATCGTGGGTTTTGCTTATCTCATGGTGAAATTTTGTCTGACTAGTGTAAACGAAACGATTTACATAGGGCAATGAGAATTAGTTAggtcaattcttttttttacttatatatattaatcaatatctagagagagtgagagaggagTTGGTGACATTTTGGCTAATATGAAGAGTGGGATAGGAGGAATTAAAGTAGATTTGATCCTCTAAATACCATATAAACAAGGAGAGATTTGATTCCAAACTTCCACTGTGTTACATCTATGGAAGGGAATGTTTGGCTCCTTCCATTAAGAAATTGATAGATATGGTCTTTCAGTTTAAACAAATATAGGCAACTCTTATGTTGTCCATCGTTGGGCAACATAGCAGTTGCCCAACTGTGAAAGAGAATGGGTGGGCCCCATGCATATGGGGCCCACGTCACATGCATGGgcccaccctctctctctcagtcgGACAACTGTTATGTTATCCGACAATAAACAATATAACAGTACcccatatatattaataaaaacttATTTGTATTAATCTACATATCTATGTGCGTCTCTGTGTGTTAGAGGCAAAGactctaaaaaacaaaaaaggttaaaagtttaatttttttcttttaatttacgAAGGTGTAATTTTTTCCTAGTATGGAAGGAGaggtatcaaaaaaaaaaaaaaaacacaaataaaataattttgacattcaaaaatctctataa contains the following coding sequences:
- the LOC127813351 gene encoding protein GLUTAMINE DUMPER 2-like; this translates as MEETRAGGFSNPSLPTTTTTSVTAAGKGTVPPPLAAATTVQSSPWHSPVPYLFGGLAAMLGLIAFALLILACSYWKLAGHLENGETRDEGEERDLEGGHDNPEVCPGKALPEFEEKILVIMAGDVKPTFLATPAMSISKASSFPNAREDKAQVAEKPKTEVGLHDQTAAAPAAAGSSRENTDCPENQERSQ